In the genome of Rhodoferax sp. BAB1, one region contains:
- a CDS encoding Ldh family oxidoreductase: protein MKAPNPNFTSIDPAALRDFIQAAFVSQGFAQDDARTIATLMAEADLQGSDGHGVIRLPQYMKRIRAGGINKHPDIRVVHERAAMAVVDGDNGMGHLVVSRAVDLAIEKARQCGVAWVSTRYSNHAGPASLYARKPLQHDMLGLYFAVGNANHLPPWGGTDMLLSTNPIAAGIPAGSEPPVVLDMATTVAAYGKVKAKAKRGEMMPEGWMIDRQGKPLTDPNRASEGFLLPIGDYKGYGLALVVGLLAGTLGGAAMGKEVIDFNADHVSVTNTGQAILVIDLSAFGEVSHFKGAVDTLVKDIRNSDRLPGVDRIWLPGEQSHERRQAYQAAGIPIANSLIKELEALAGDLGITPLLQGAAA from the coding sequence TTGAAAGCGCCCAACCCGAATTTCACGTCCATCGATCCCGCCGCCCTGCGCGACTTCATCCAGGCCGCCTTTGTCAGCCAGGGGTTTGCGCAGGACGATGCCCGTACCATCGCCACGCTCATGGCCGAAGCCGATCTGCAGGGCTCGGATGGCCACGGTGTCATCCGCCTGCCGCAGTACATGAAGCGCATCCGCGCCGGGGGCATCAACAAGCACCCGGACATCCGCGTGGTGCACGAGCGGGCCGCCATGGCGGTGGTCGACGGCGACAACGGCATGGGGCACCTGGTGGTGTCGCGTGCCGTGGACCTGGCGATCGAGAAAGCCCGCCAGTGCGGCGTGGCCTGGGTCAGCACACGCTACAGCAACCACGCCGGACCGGCTTCGCTGTATGCACGCAAGCCCCTGCAGCACGACATGCTGGGCCTGTACTTTGCCGTGGGCAATGCCAACCACCTGCCGCCATGGGGCGGCACCGACATGCTGCTGTCCACCAACCCGATCGCCGCCGGCATCCCCGCCGGGAGCGAGCCGCCCGTGGTGCTGGACATGGCCACGACGGTGGCCGCCTATGGAAAGGTCAAGGCCAAGGCCAAACGCGGCGAGATGATGCCCGAGGGCTGGATGATCGACCGCCAGGGCAAGCCCCTGACCGACCCGAACCGCGCCAGCGAGGGTTTCCTGCTGCCCATCGGCGACTACAAGGGCTACGGCCTGGCACTGGTGGTCGGCCTGCTGGCCGGCACCCTGGGCGGCGCGGCCATGGGCAAGGAGGTGATCGATTTCAATGCCGACCACGTCAGCGTGACCAACACCGGCCAGGCCATCCTGGTGATCGACCTCAGCGCCTTTGGCGAGGTCTCCCACTTCAAGGGCGCGGTCGATACCCTGGTCAAGGACATCCGCAACAGCGACCGTCTGCCCGGGGTGGACCGCATCTGGCTGCCGGGCGAACAGAGCCATGAGCGCCGCCAGGCTTACCAGGCCGCGGGCATCCCGATTGCCAACAGCCTGATCAAGGAGCTGGAGGCGCTGGCCGGGGATCTGGGCATCACCCCGCTGCTGCAGGGAGCTGCCGCATGA
- a CDS encoding LysR family transcriptional regulator — MNLKTLRYFVAIADAGSLTAAAAAISIAQPALTRQLRELEADLGVPLFHRMPRGVRLTQAGVTLYEAAQRILGEAQRVRQRLASKTSDSKTTVVLGVSPTLARVLLPGLFEHCLRTLPEVELRSREAFTPELLDWLERGMIDMAVVTNPGVGRSVSLHPLLGEPFALITHASMGMGPIVSVAQLARIPLLMTSLHRDLVERQLLPLGKTLNVQAVLDSVDTIRALVQKGPWATIMPVSVYKEAGTSSEVVMSQITGIQLNRLLVLATRLEPEGKLAIPVVQEMIEAEFSRLMREGVFTFTAAT; from the coding sequence ATGAACCTGAAAACCCTGCGCTACTTCGTGGCGATTGCCGATGCCGGCAGCCTGACCGCCGCCGCCGCCGCCATCTCGATCGCCCAGCCGGCCCTGACACGACAGCTCCGGGAACTGGAGGCCGATCTCGGCGTGCCCCTGTTCCACCGCATGCCGCGCGGGGTGCGGCTGACCCAGGCCGGCGTCACCCTGTACGAGGCGGCGCAGCGCATCCTGGGCGAAGCCCAGCGCGTGCGCCAGCGCCTGGCCAGCAAGACCAGCGACAGCAAGACCACCGTGGTGCTGGGCGTCTCCCCCACGCTGGCGCGCGTGCTGCTGCCGGGCTTGTTCGAGCACTGCCTGCGCACCCTGCCGGAGGTGGAGTTGCGCTCGCGCGAGGCGTTCACGCCGGAGCTGCTGGACTGGCTGGAGCGCGGCATGATCGACATGGCGGTCGTCACCAACCCGGGTGTGGGCCGTTCCGTCTCGCTGCACCCCCTGCTCGGGGAACCGTTTGCCCTGATCACGCACGCCTCCATGGGCATGGGCCCCATCGTGTCGGTGGCCCAGCTGGCCCGCATTCCCCTGCTCATGACCAGCCTGCACCGCGACCTGGTCGAGCGGCAACTGCTGCCGCTGGGCAAGACGCTGAACGTGCAGGCGGTGCTGGATTCGGTGGACACCATCCGCGCGCTGGTGCAGAAGGGGCCGTGGGCCACCATCATGCCGGTCTCCGTGTACAAGGAAGCCGGCACCTCGTCCGAGGTCGTCATGTCCCAGATCACGGGGATCCAGCTCAACCGCCTGCTGGTGCTGGCGACCCGGCTGGAACCCGAGGGCAAGCTGGCCATCCCGGTCGTCCAGGAAATGATCGAGGCCGAATTCTCGCGACTCATGCGCGAGGGCGTTTTCACCTTCACGGCGGCCACATGA
- a CDS encoding NAD-dependent succinate-semialdehyde dehydrogenase: MMQSFNPATDTVLGEFPICDAGTIEHRLRTAAGSQQAWARLEVCQRTPYLLQVAAVLRRRKDELARTMTLEMGKPLAESLGEIEKCAWNFEYYAQQGETFLADQVVASAATDSRIVYDPLGLVLAVMPWNYPFWQVMRAAAPVLVGGNGMVLKHASNVPQCALALEQVFKEAGLPEGLFTTLLVESSAVRGLIEDDRIAAVTFTGSTPVGRSIAAQAGQALKKQVLELGGSDPFIVLADADIEAAAAVAVKARFSNTGQSCISSKRFIVEAAAADRFTEAFVAGARKLVVGDPLQAGTTIGAMARRKLRDELHAQVVASVREGARVLIGGQPQEGPGAFYPPTILDQVTPDMTAAREETFGPAAAILRVSSVDQAIAVANDSPFGLGAALWTRDLDRARQLTRRIDAGAVFVNGMVASDPRLPFGGTKQSGYGRELGHLGLHEFMNIKTVWTGPART, from the coding sequence ATGATGCAGTCCTTCAATCCCGCCACGGACACCGTCCTGGGCGAGTTCCCCATCTGCGATGCCGGCACCATTGAGCACCGTCTGCGCACCGCCGCCGGGTCCCAGCAAGCCTGGGCCCGCCTGGAAGTGTGCCAGCGCACGCCCTACCTGCTGCAGGTCGCCGCCGTGCTGCGCCGCAGGAAGGACGAGCTGGCCCGCACCATGACTCTCGAGATGGGCAAGCCCCTGGCCGAGTCGCTGGGCGAGATCGAGAAATGCGCCTGGAATTTCGAGTACTACGCCCAGCAGGGCGAGACCTTCCTGGCCGACCAGGTGGTGGCCAGCGCCGCCACGGACAGCCGCATCGTCTACGACCCGCTGGGCCTGGTGCTGGCCGTCATGCCCTGGAACTACCCCTTCTGGCAGGTCATGCGGGCGGCCGCACCCGTGCTGGTGGGCGGCAACGGCATGGTGCTCAAGCACGCCAGCAACGTGCCGCAGTGCGCGCTGGCGCTCGAGCAGGTCTTCAAGGAAGCCGGCCTGCCCGAGGGCCTGTTCACCACCCTGCTGGTCGAGTCCTCCGCCGTGCGCGGGCTGATCGAGGACGATCGCATCGCCGCGGTGACCTTCACCGGCTCCACCCCCGTGGGGCGAAGCATCGCCGCGCAGGCGGGCCAGGCCCTGAAGAAGCAGGTGCTCGAACTCGGCGGCTCGGACCCCTTCATCGTGCTGGCCGATGCCGACATCGAGGCGGCAGCGGCGGTCGCCGTCAAGGCGCGTTTTTCCAACACCGGCCAGAGCTGCATCTCGTCCAAGCGTTTCATCGTCGAGGCGGCTGCGGCAGATCGTTTCACCGAAGCCTTCGTGGCAGGGGCCCGCAAGCTGGTGGTGGGGGACCCGCTGCAGGCCGGCACCACCATCGGTGCCATGGCCCGCCGGAAACTGCGCGACGAACTGCATGCCCAGGTCGTGGCCTCCGTGCGGGAAGGGGCACGGGTCCTGATCGGCGGCCAGCCGCAGGAAGGGCCGGGGGCCTTCTACCCGCCCACCATCCTGGACCAGGTTACGCCGGACATGACGGCCGCGCGTGAGGAGACTTTCGGCCCGGCCGCCGCCATCCTGCGCGTGAGCTCGGTGGACCAGGCGATTGCCGTGGCCAACGACTCACCCTTCGGCCTGGGTGCGGCGCTGTGGACGCGTGACCTGGACCGCGCACGCCAGCTGACGCGGCGCATCGACGCCGGTGCGGTGTTTGTCAATGGC